The Rhabdothermincola sediminis genome contains the following window.
CTGGTGAGGTCGGTCTGCCACAGCTCGTTGGGAGCGCCGATGTTGAACGGCCGGCCCTGCGCCTTGGGGTGGCGGACACGGCAGGTCTGTTGCAGACCCCACCGGCGCAACAGCCGGGCGATCCGCTTGCGGTTCACCGGCCAGCCCGCCCGGCGCAGCCTCGAGCACAGCTTGCGGTAGCCCGCAGCCGGATGGCGGCGGGCCAACACGTGCAGGGCGAC
Protein-coding sequences here:
- a CDS encoding IS3 family transposase, which gives rise to MSNPGEFRRAASAVASPETKTLEVALHVLARRHPAAGYRKLCSRLRRAGWPVNRKRIARLLRRWGLQQTCRVRHPKAQGRPFNIGAPNELWQTDLTSVWCGEDGWAYFTASQT